Proteins encoded by one window of Polaribacter haliotis:
- a CDS encoding DUF2238 domain-containing protein → MLRKIWITIFFSVLIWSAIKPYNYFTWFLEVSPAIIGFIVLWRTEKPFPLTRLVYILILIHCIILMVGGHYTYAEVPLFNTIQEMLEMSRNSYDKVGHLAQGFIPAMIAREIFIRKKLINSKAWENFLIVMFCLGFSAFYELIEWFVAAFSGESAEDFLGTQGYIWDTQSDMALALLGAILALVTLSKIHNRQLEKLDNKV, encoded by the coding sequence ATGTTGAGAAAAATTTGGATTACAATCTTCTTTTCCGTTTTAATTTGGTCTGCAATAAAACCTTATAATTATTTTACTTGGTTTTTAGAGGTTTCACCTGCAATAATTGGGTTTATCGTTTTATGGCGAACAGAAAAACCGTTTCCATTAACACGTTTGGTTTATATTTTAATTTTGATTCATTGCATTATTTTAATGGTTGGCGGACATTATACTTATGCAGAAGTTCCTCTTTTTAACACCATCCAAGAAATGTTGGAAATGTCCAGAAATAGTTACGATAAAGTTGGGCATTTAGCACAAGGTTTTATTCCTGCAATGATTGCCAGGGAAATTTTTATCAGAAAGAAATTGATTAACTCTAAAGCTTGGGAAAACTTTTTAATTGTAATGTTTTGTTTAGGTTTTAGCGCTTTCTACGAATTAATTGAATGGTTTGTCGCAGCTTTTTCAGGAGAATCTGCAGAAGACTTTTTAGGAACACAAGGTTATATTTGGGACACACAATCTGATATGGCTTTAGCTTTATTAGGTGCCATTTTAGCTTTAGTTACTTTGAGTAAAATTCATAATAGGCAACTAGAGAAATTAGACAACAAAGTTTAG
- the ilvC gene encoding ketol-acid reductoisomerase gives MSNYFNTLTLREKLEQLGKCRFMDASEFEDGVSALKGKKIVIVGCGAQGLNQGLNMRDSGLDISYALRQAAIDQKRQSFKNATSNDFKVGNYEDLIPTADLVLNLTPDKQHTNAVNTVMPLMKKGATLSYSHGFNIVEEGMKIRKDLTVIMVAPKCPGSEVREEYKRGFGVPTLIAVHPENDPENKGWEQAKAYAVGTGGDRAGVLASSFVAEVKSDLMGEQTILCGLLQTGAILSFDKMVEKGIEPGYAAKLIQYGWETVTEALKHGGITNMMDRLSNPAKVEAFRISEELKDIMRPLFQKHMDDIMTGHFSKTMMEDWANDDVNLLKWRAATGETAFEKQEITSDEISEQEYFDHGTLLVAFVRAGVELAFEAMTESGIIEASAYYESLHETPLIANTIARMKLAEMNRVISDTAEYGCYLFDHACKPLLTDFMKTVHTNIIGKKFTDSNEVDNQELIRINSIIRNHPVEIVGAKLRTAMTAMKVIKSA, from the coding sequence ATGTCAAATTATTTTAACACATTAACATTAAGAGAGAAATTAGAACAATTAGGAAAATGTCGTTTTATGGACGCTTCAGAATTTGAAGACGGAGTAAGCGCATTAAAAGGGAAGAAAATTGTTATTGTGGGCTGTGGAGCACAAGGATTAAACCAAGGATTAAATATGAGAGATTCTGGTTTAGATATTTCTTATGCTTTAAGACAAGCAGCAATCGATCAAAAAAGACAGTCATTTAAAAATGCAACTTCTAACGATTTTAAAGTTGGTAATTACGAAGATTTAATTCCGACTGCAGATTTAGTTTTAAATCTTACTCCAGACAAACAACACACAAATGCAGTAAATACAGTAATGCCTTTAATGAAAAAAGGAGCAACATTATCGTATTCTCACGGTTTTAATATTGTGGAAGAAGGAATGAAAATTCGTAAGGATTTAACCGTAATTATGGTGGCTCCAAAATGTCCTGGATCTGAAGTTCGTGAAGAATATAAAAGAGGATTTGGTGTACCAACTTTAATTGCTGTGCATCCAGAAAACGACCCAGAGAATAAAGGTTGGGAACAAGCAAAAGCTTATGCAGTAGGAACTGGAGGAGATAGAGCAGGAGTTTTAGCATCTTCTTTTGTTGCAGAAGTTAAATCCGATTTAATGGGAGAGCAAACTATTTTATGTGGTTTGTTACAAACAGGAGCTATTTTGTCTTTCGATAAAATGGTAGAAAAAGGAATCGAACCAGGTTATGCAGCAAAATTAATTCAATATGGTTGGGAAACTGTAACTGAAGCTTTAAAACATGGTGGAATCACAAATATGATGGACAGATTGTCTAATCCTGCAAAAGTAGAAGCGTTTAGAATTTCTGAAGAATTAAAAGACATTATGCGTCCATTATTCCAAAAACATATGGACGATATTATGACAGGTCATTTCTCTAAAACCATGATGGAAGATTGGGCAAATGATGATGTTAATTTATTAAAATGGAGAGCTGCAACAGGAGAAACTGCTTTCGAAAAGCAAGAAATTACTTCAGATGAAATTTCTGAACAAGAATATTTCGACCATGGAACTTTATTAGTTGCTTTTGTAAGAGCTGGTGTAGAGTTAGCTTTTGAAGCAATGACAGAATCTGGAATTATTGAAGCATCTGCATATTACGAATCTTTACACGAAACGCCATTAATTGCAAATACAATTGCAAGAATGAAATTGGCAGAAATGAACCGTGTAATTTCTGATACAGCAGAATATGGTTGTTATTTATTCGACCACGCTTGTAAACCTTTATTAACTGATTTTATGAAAACAGTTCATACTAATATTATTGGAAAGAAATTTACAGATTCTAATGAGGTTGATAATCAAGAATTGATTAGAATTAACAGCATTATTAGAAATCATCCAGTAGAAATCGTTGGTGCTAAATTAAGAACAGCGATGACAGCAATGAAAGTTATAAAATCTGCTTAA
- the ilvN gene encoding acetolactate synthase small subunit, translating to MSTEKQLFTISVYTENNIGLLNRISAIFQRRHINIESLNISPSEIEGVAKFTIVVNMIEDNVKKIIGQIEKQVEVIKAYYHDLDEIIYQISGLFKIKSELLFEERQIQNIIKESNARIVTVNKEFFVLEKSGKKEEIIELYNELSPFGIMQYTRSGLIAISKDEMKISTLLETYNN from the coding sequence ATGAGTACAGAAAAACAATTATTTACCATATCAGTTTATACTGAAAATAATATTGGATTGTTGAATAGAATTTCAGCAATATTTCAAAGAAGACACATCAATATAGAGAGTTTAAATATTTCTCCATCTGAAATTGAAGGGGTTGCTAAATTTACTATTGTTGTAAATATGATTGAAGATAATGTTAAGAAAATCATTGGTCAGATAGAGAAACAAGTAGAGGTTATTAAGGCATATTATCACGATTTAGACGAAATTATTTATCAAATTTCTGGATTGTTTAAAATTAAATCTGAATTATTGTTTGAAGAACGTCAAATTCAGAATATAATTAAAGAAAGTAATGCTAGAATTGTTACTGTTAACAAAGAATTCTTTGTATTGGAAAAATCTGGTAAAAAAGAAGAAATCATTGAACTTTACAATGAATTAAGTCCTTTTGGAATTATGCAATACACACGTTCAGGATTAATAGCAATATCTAAAGACGAAATGAAAATTTCAACATTATTAGAAACATACAACAACTAA
- the ilvA gene encoding threonine ammonia-lyase IlvA encodes MQTKPIYFPSLENIKAAAKKLEGVAYKTPLNVNINLSKELEANILFKREDLQVVRSYKIRGAYNKMSSLNADEKQRGIVCASAGNHAQGVALSCKLLQIKGTIFMPSPTPNQKINQVKMFGEDFIEIVIEGDTFDDAFNAATLECDAKKKTFIHPFNDEKVIEGQATVGLEILEQTDKKIDYVFVPIGGGGLSAGLSSVFKNLSQDTKIIGVEPEGAPSMLTSIKNKENTFLAEIDPFVDGAAVKKVGDLNFAICQQNLHDVITVPEGKICQTILDLYNKDAIVVEPAGALSIAALDFFKEDIKGKNVVCVVSGSNNDITRTAEIKERALLYANLKHYFIVKFPQRAGALKEFVAEILGPNDDITHFEYTKKSNRANGSAVVGLELKTSADLAPLIERMKNRNFFGEYLNDKPDLFQFLV; translated from the coding sequence ATGCAAACGAAACCAATTTATTTCCCAAGTTTAGAAAACATAAAAGCTGCTGCCAAGAAGTTAGAAGGTGTTGCTTACAAAACTCCTTTAAACGTAAATATTAATCTTTCTAAAGAATTAGAGGCGAATATTTTATTTAAAAGAGAAGACTTACAAGTAGTTCGTTCTTATAAAATTAGAGGTGCATATAATAAAATGTCTTCTTTAAATGCTGATGAAAAACAAAGAGGAATTGTTTGTGCAAGTGCAGGAAACCACGCACAAGGAGTTGCTTTGTCTTGTAAATTATTACAGATAAAAGGAACTATTTTTATGCCTTCGCCAACTCCGAATCAAAAAATAAACCAAGTAAAAATGTTTGGTGAAGATTTTATCGAAATTGTAATTGAAGGCGATACTTTCGATGATGCTTTTAACGCTGCAACTTTAGAATGTGATGCAAAAAAGAAAACCTTTATTCATCCTTTTAATGATGAAAAAGTAATAGAAGGACAAGCAACAGTTGGTTTAGAAATTTTAGAACAAACTGATAAAAAAATAGATTACGTTTTTGTACCAATTGGTGGTGGAGGTTTGTCTGCAGGATTATCATCTGTATTCAAAAATCTATCTCAAGATACAAAAATAATTGGGGTAGAACCAGAAGGCGCACCTTCTATGTTAACATCAATAAAGAATAAAGAAAACACTTTTTTAGCTGAAATAGATCCCTTTGTAGATGGAGCAGCAGTAAAAAAAGTGGGCGATTTAAACTTTGCTATTTGTCAGCAAAATTTGCATGATGTAATTACGGTTCCCGAAGGAAAAATATGTCAAACTATTTTAGATTTATACAACAAAGATGCAATAGTTGTAGAGCCTGCAGGTGCTTTAAGTATTGCTGCTTTAGATTTTTTTAAAGAGGATATAAAAGGAAAAAATGTAGTTTGTGTAGTTAGTGGAAGTAATAACGATATTACAAGAACAGCAGAAATTAAAGAACGCGCATTATTATATGCGAATTTAAAACATTATTTTATTGTAAAATTTCCACAAAGAGCAGGAGCTTTAAAAGAATTTGTGGCAGAAATTTTAGGTCCAAATGATGACATTACTCACTTTGAATATACCAAAAAAAGCAACAGAGCAAATGGTTCTGCAGTGGTTGGTTTAGAGTTGAAAACATCTGCTGATTTAGCACCTTTAATCGAAAGAATGAAGAATCGTAACTTTTTTGGAGAGTACTTAAATGACAAACCAGATTTGTTTCAATTTTTAGTGTAA
- a CDS encoding NADP-dependent glyceraldehyde-3-phosphate dehydrogenase produces MKNTFKEIPNEYKITSLVNQNTYLVGGELKEWKGANAEVYSTISSTKEYKPTLLGTVPDLTADEAIEALNASLKAYDQGQGLWPTMKVEGRIAAMEKFVVQMKTKREEIVKLLMWEIGKSLPDSQKEFDRTVEYIYDTIEDYKQMDRDSAKFEKNSGVHAHIRRGPLGVVLCLGPYNYPLNETFALLIPALIMGNTAIFKPAKHGVLLLSPLLEAFRDSFPAGVVNIIYGRGRVLATPIMKTGKVDVLALIGNSKSANAIQANHPQKNRLRLVLGLEAKNPGIVLPDADLDLAINECIAGATSFNGQRCTALKILYVHEHIVDEFNKRFAAKVDALKFGNPWEDGVKLTPLPEPGKPAYIQELIDDATAKGAKVINKKGGETTENYIFPAVLYPVSKDSRVFDEEQFGPVTPIVSFKNIQEPLDDMAASNYGQQVSVFGSEVKTLAPLIDTLVNLVCRVNLNSAAQRGPDVYPFTGRKDSAVATLSVHDALRSFSIRTFVAAKDTAYNNAILQELLDKKVSNFISTDYIL; encoded by the coding sequence ATGAAGAATACTTTTAAAGAAATTCCGAACGAATATAAAATTACTTCACTTGTAAATCAAAATACATACTTGGTTGGTGGTGAATTAAAAGAATGGAAAGGCGCAAATGCGGAAGTTTATTCAACAATTTCATCAACAAAAGAATACAAACCTACATTATTAGGAACAGTTCCAGATTTAACTGCAGATGAAGCAATAGAAGCTTTAAATGCTTCTTTAAAAGCTTACGATCAAGGGCAAGGTTTATGGCCAACTATGAAGGTAGAAGGTAGAATTGCAGCAATGGAAAAGTTTGTGGTTCAAATGAAAACCAAAAGAGAAGAAATTGTAAAATTATTAATGTGGGAAATTGGTAAATCTTTACCAGATTCTCAAAAAGAATTCGATAGAACTGTAGAATATATTTACGATACGATTGAAGATTACAAACAAATGGACAGAGATTCTGCGAAGTTTGAAAAAAACAGCGGAGTTCACGCACATATTAGAAGAGGTCCTTTAGGAGTTGTTCTATGTTTAGGACCTTATAACTATCCTTTAAATGAAACTTTTGCATTGTTAATTCCTGCTTTAATTATGGGGAATACAGCCATTTTTAAACCAGCAAAACACGGAGTTTTATTATTATCGCCTTTATTAGAAGCGTTTAGAGATAGTTTTCCTGCTGGAGTTGTAAATATTATTTACGGTAGAGGAAGAGTTTTAGCGACTCCAATCATGAAAACTGGTAAAGTTGATGTTTTGGCTTTAATAGGAAATAGTAAATCTGCAAATGCGATTCAGGCAAATCATCCACAGAAAAATAGATTAAGATTGGTTTTAGGTTTAGAAGCTAAAAATCCAGGAATTGTATTACCAGATGCCGATTTAGATTTGGCAATTAACGAATGTATTGCAGGTGCAACTTCTTTTAACGGACAACGTTGTACAGCATTAAAAATATTATATGTTCACGAACATATTGTAGATGAATTTAACAAGCGTTTTGCAGCAAAAGTAGATGCTTTAAAATTTGGTAATCCTTGGGAAGATGGTGTAAAATTAACGCCATTACCAGAACCAGGAAAACCAGCATATATTCAAGAATTAATTGACGATGCAACTGCAAAAGGAGCAAAAGTGATTAATAAAAAAGGAGGAGAAACGACTGAAAATTATATTTTTCCAGCAGTTTTATATCCTGTTTCTAAAGATTCAAGAGTTTTTGATGAAGAGCAATTTGGTCCAGTTACACCAATCGTTTCATTTAAAAATATTCAAGAACCTTTAGATGATATGGCTGCATCCAATTACGGACAACAAGTAAGTGTTTTTGGTAGTGAAGTAAAAACGTTAGCGCCATTAATAGATACTTTGGTAAACTTGGTTTGTAGAGTAAACTTAAACAGTGCTGCACAAAGAGGGCCAGATGTATATCCTTTTACAGGAAGAAAAGATTCTGCAGTTGCCACTTTAAGTGTGCACGATGCTTTGCGTTCTTTTTCAATTAGAACTTTTGTAGCGGCTAAAGACACAGCGTATAACAATGCCATTTTACAAGAATTATTAGATAAAAAAGTATCTAATTTTATTAGTACAGATTATATTTTATAA
- the ilvB gene encoding biosynthetic-type acetolactate synthase large subunit produces the protein METQTIKNTDKATKTTEYISGSEAIVRCLIEEGVKILYGYPGGAIMPVYDELYKYQDKIHHVLTRHEQGATHSAQGYARISGEVGVAMATSGPGATNLITGIADAQIDSTPMVCITGQVFSHLLGSDAFQETDIVGISTPVTKWNCQVTKAADIPEAIAKAFYIARSGRPGPVLIDITKDAQIEKFDFSYEKCTKVRSYVPIPKTVEGSLEAAAKLINEAKKPLVVWGQGVILGKAEEAFKAVIEKAGIPAAWTILGASAIPTKHPLNVGMVGMHGNYAPNVLTNECDVLIAIGMRFDDRVTGKLDEYATQAKVIHFEIDPAEVNKNVKADVAVLGDAKATLEAVLPLINSNSHSEWHQKFKDLYAIEYDKVIKDDLHPTKEGLTMGEVLKEINIQSKGNAAIVSDVGQHQMIACRYAEFNKTKSNITSGGLGTMGFGLPAAIGAKMAAPEREVVSISGDGGYQMTIQELGTIFQQKAAVKVVVLNNDFLGMVRQWQQLFFEKRYASTEMINPNFVAIAEGYYIKARKVTKREDLAEAVKEMMESKEAYFLEVCVEKEGNVFPMIPTGASVSDVRLE, from the coding sequence ATGGAAACACAAACCATAAAAAACACAGATAAAGCTACTAAAACTACAGAATATATTTCTGGAAGTGAGGCAATTGTTAGATGTCTTATAGAAGAAGGAGTTAAGATTTTATACGGTTATCCAGGAGGCGCAATTATGCCTGTTTATGATGAATTGTATAAATATCAAGATAAAATTCACCATGTTTTAACACGTCATGAGCAAGGTGCAACACATTCTGCACAAGGTTATGCAAGAATTTCTGGTGAAGTTGGAGTTGCAATGGCAACTTCTGGACCTGGAGCAACAAACTTAATAACTGGTATTGCAGATGCACAGATAGATTCTACACCAATGGTTTGTATTACTGGGCAGGTTTTTTCTCATTTGTTAGGAAGTGATGCGTTTCAAGAAACAGATATAGTTGGTATTTCTACGCCAGTTACAAAATGGAATTGTCAAGTTACAAAAGCAGCAGACATTCCAGAAGCAATTGCAAAAGCATTTTACATTGCAAGAAGTGGAAGACCAGGGCCAGTTTTAATTGATATAACAAAAGATGCTCAAATAGAAAAATTCGATTTTTCTTATGAAAAGTGCACGAAAGTTAGAAGTTACGTTCCAATTCCTAAAACAGTAGAAGGTTCTTTAGAAGCTGCTGCAAAGTTAATTAATGAAGCAAAGAAACCATTAGTTGTTTGGGGGCAAGGAGTAATTTTAGGGAAGGCAGAAGAAGCATTTAAAGCAGTAATTGAAAAAGCAGGAATTCCTGCTGCATGGACAATTTTAGGAGCTTCAGCAATTCCTACAAAACATCCTTTAAATGTTGGTATGGTTGGAATGCATGGAAATTATGCACCAAATGTCCTAACAAATGAATGTGATGTTTTAATCGCAATCGGAATGCGTTTTGATGATAGAGTTACAGGAAAATTAGATGAATATGCTACACAAGCAAAAGTAATTCACTTTGAAATTGATCCTGCAGAAGTAAATAAAAACGTAAAGGCAGATGTTGCAGTTTTAGGCGATGCAAAAGCGACTTTAGAAGCTGTTTTGCCTTTAATTAATAGTAATTCTCATTCAGAATGGCATCAAAAATTTAAAGATTTATATGCTATTGAATACGACAAAGTAATAAAAGACGACTTACATCCAACCAAAGAAGGTTTAACAATGGGTGAAGTTTTAAAAGAAATAAATATTCAGAGTAAAGGAAACGCAGCAATTGTATCAGATGTTGGTCAACATCAAATGATAGCTTGTAGATATGCAGAATTCAATAAAACGAAAAGTAATATTACTTCTGGTGGATTAGGAACAATGGGCTTTGGTTTGCCAGCAGCAATTGGAGCAAAAATGGCTGCGCCAGAACGTGAAGTGGTTTCTATTTCAGGTGATGGAGGTTACCAAATGACAATTCAAGAATTAGGAACTATTTTTCAGCAAAAAGCTGCTGTAAAAGTGGTGGTTTTAAATAACGATTTTTTAGGAATGGTGCGTCAATGGCAACAACTATTTTTTGAGAAACGTTATGCATCTACAGAAATGATAAATCCTAATTTTGTGGCAATTGCAGAAGGTTATTATATCAAAGCAAGAAAAGTTACAAAAAGAGAAGATTTAGCAGAAGCTGTTAAAGAAATGATGGAAAGTAAAGAAGCATACTTTTTAGAGGTTTGTGTAGAAAAAGAAGGAAATGTATTTCCAATGATTCCTACAGGAGCAAGTGTTTCAGACGTAAGATTAGAGTAA
- the rimP gene encoding ribosome assembly cofactor RimP yields the protein MDQKLVKDLVDEALALNESLFLIDLSISENNKVQVLVDGDNGVPLSECIRISRNINNNIDREEVDYSLEVSTPDISHALTAKRQYKKNVNRILKVKTAEKELEGTLTEADEDKIVLQWKAREPKPVGKGKVTVEKTATIEYKDIKEAKVKIVF from the coding sequence ATGGATCAAAAATTAGTAAAAGACTTAGTAGACGAAGCATTGGCACTTAACGAGTCTTTGTTTTTAATCGATTTATCAATCTCTGAAAACAATAAAGTTCAGGTTTTGGTAGATGGAGATAATGGCGTTCCTTTAAGCGAATGTATTCGAATTAGTAGAAATATTAATAATAATATAGATAGAGAAGAGGTAGATTATTCGTTAGAAGTTTCCACACCAGATATTTCTCATGCGTTAACAGCGAAGAGACAATATAAAAAGAATGTCAATAGAATATTAAAAGTAAAAACTGCAGAAAAAGAGTTAGAGGGAACTTTAACAGAAGCAGACGAAGATAAAATTGTCTTGCAATGGAAAGCAAGAGAACCAAAGCCAGTAGGTAAAGGAAAAGTTACTGTAGAAAAAACAGCAACAATTGAGTATAAAGATATTAAAGAAGCAAAAGTGAAGATTGTATTTTAA
- a CDS encoding universal stress protein, protein MKKILVPIDFSKPSEYAAKMAAKIAKKSNATVYLIHMIELPSGVVDMGSGSKFSIPESMLYLRKTREKVLDFKKSFFSEGIPVEYFIKLNTPFDGIKKYADKIDADLIIMGSKGHSEFEEIMIGSNTEKIVRSSKTPVIVVKKDSKKFKMKNLVFASNFKKDNKEVFGKFLNFANAFDSKIHLLKVNTPSNFESTSNAKQKVKNFIKDYNLPKHSINVYNDTSVEKGIINFSKEKKADLIALSTHGRSGLSHLFTASVTKNLSKKALKPMFTVKV, encoded by the coding sequence ATGAAAAAAATTTTAGTTCCTATCGATTTTTCTAAACCATCTGAATATGCTGCGAAAATGGCCGCTAAAATTGCCAAAAAATCCAATGCTACTGTGTATTTAATACACATGATAGAGTTACCTTCTGGAGTTGTAGATATGGGTTCTGGTAGTAAATTTAGCATTCCAGAAAGTATGTTGTATTTAAGAAAAACCAGAGAAAAAGTTTTGGATTTTAAAAAGAGTTTTTTTTCTGAAGGCATTCCTGTTGAATATTTTATAAAACTAAACACACCTTTTGATGGTATTAAAAAATATGCTGATAAAATTGATGCAGATTTGATAATTATGGGCTCAAAAGGGCATTCCGAATTTGAAGAAATTATGATTGGTTCTAATACCGAAAAAATCGTAAGAAGCTCTAAAACACCTGTTATTGTTGTAAAAAAAGATTCTAAGAAATTTAAAATGAAGAATTTGGTATTCGCTTCTAACTTTAAAAAAGACAATAAAGAAGTGTTTGGTAAGTTTTTAAATTTTGCGAATGCTTTTGATAGTAAAATTCATTTATTGAAAGTAAATACGCCTTCTAATTTTGAAAGTACTTCAAATGCAAAACAAAAAGTAAAGAATTTTATAAAAGATTATAATTTACCCAAACATTCTATAAATGTGTATAATGATACTTCTGTAGAAAAAGGAATTATCAATTTTTCTAAGGAAAAAAAGGCTGATTTAATTGCTTTAAGTACTCATGGTAGAAGTGGTCTTTCTCATTTATTTACTGCAAGTGTAACCAAAAATCTTTCTAAAAAGGCTTTAAAACCAATGTTTACTGTAAAAGTTTAA
- a CDS encoding YiiX/YebB-like N1pC/P60 family cysteine hydrolase gives MIYKFLKQTCILLIFSFVLFSCNSNQNDFKIKQGDLLFQNTGTDEIDNAIKNVTATSLSKNYSHVGIAMQKDEKWFVLEAIPKEGICQTPLKKFLNRNKNKFNKSQTTVARLDKYYQPYISKAIVYGIERLNTPYDDIFLWDDDSYYCSELVYKMFSTQNIPTDSIPFLTHPMTFNDSTGNPMPSWVTYYKTRNQPIPEGIEGTNPNLMASSPHIKFVHDYENE, from the coding sequence ATGATTTATAAATTTTTAAAACAAACTTGCATTCTCCTTATATTCTCCTTTGTTTTGTTCAGTTGTAATAGCAATCAAAATGATTTTAAGATAAAACAAGGGGATTTACTATTTCAAAATACTGGAACAGACGAAATAGATAATGCAATTAAAAATGTAACAGCTACTTCACTTTCTAAAAACTATTCTCATGTTGGAATAGCAATGCAAAAAGATGAAAAATGGTTTGTACTGGAGGCAATACCAAAAGAAGGAATTTGCCAAACTCCTTTAAAAAAATTTCTGAATAGAAATAAAAATAAATTTAACAAATCTCAAACTACGGTTGCAAGATTAGATAAATATTACCAACCTTATATTTCTAAAGCAATAGTGTATGGAATCGAAAGATTAAATACACCTTATGATGATATTTTTTTATGGGATGACGATTCTTATTATTGCTCTGAATTAGTTTATAAAATGTTTTCTACTCAAAATATACCAACAGATTCTATTCCTTTTCTTACTCATCCAATGACGTTTAACGACAGTACAGGAAATCCAATGCCAAGTTGGGTAACTTATTACAAAACACGCAACCAGCCAATTCCTGAAGGAATTGAAGGAACAAACCCTAACTTAATGGCAAGCAGTCCTCACATAAAGTTTGTGCATGATTATGAGAATGAATAA